GGACGCGGTGCGGTGGCGCGACGTGGAGCTGCACGCCGTCGGCGCGTCGGACGTGCGGGTCCTGGTGCAGGGCGACCGGGTCCTGCTCGCCGACCCGAGCGGGGGACCGGTGGCCACGATCGGGTCGGTCAGCCTGCGCCCCACCGCCGCCGCCGCCGTGTCCGACGCCCTCCTGCGACCACAAGACGCCCTGCTCCAAGTGGTGTGGGAACCGGTCGAGCTGCCGCCGTCGGACGTCACGCCCAGGGTGGTGCGGTGGCGGTCCGACGCCGACCTGCACACCAGGGCCGCCGCCGCGCTGGACGACCTCAAGGGCGCCGAGCCGTTCGTCGCGGTGACCTGCGGCGCGGCGCGGGACGTCACCGATGTGGACGGCGCGGCCCTGTGGGGCCTCGCACGGTCGGCGCAGTCCGAGCAGCCCGGCCGGATCGTCCTGGTGGACGTGGACGACGACCCGCGGTCGGAGGCCGCGATCCCGTCCGTGGCCGCTGCGGGCGTGCCCCAGGCCGTGGTGCGGCACGGGGTCGTGCACGTGCCGAAGCTGCTCCGGGCGCCGGTCGCGCGGGCGTCGTGGAGCACCGGCGGCACGGTCCTGATCACCGGCGGCACCGGCACGCTCGGCGCGCTGGTCGCCCGCCACCTGGCCCGCCAGGGCGTGCCGGAGCTGCTGCTGACCAGCCGTCGCGGACCGGACTCGCCGGGTGCGGCGGAGCTGCTGGCCGAGCTGGCGGCGCTGGGCGCGACCGCCCGCGTCGTCGCCTGCGACGCCGCCGACCGCGAGCAGCTGCGGGCCGCCATCGGCGACACCCGGCTGACCGGCGTCGTGCACACGGCGGGCGTCATCGACGACGGCCTGATCGGCGACCTGACCCCGGAACGGCTCTCCGCGGTGCTGCGGCCGAAGGCCGACGCCGCCCGGCACCTGCACGAGCTGACCCGCGGCCACGACCTGACCGCGTTCGTGCTGTTCTCGTCCATCGCCGGGGTCATCGGCGGTGCGGGCCAGGGCAACTACGCCGCGGCCAACGCCCACCTGGACGGCCTGGCCGAGCACCGGGCCGCGCTGGGCCTGCCCGCGACCTCCGTCGCCTGGGGCCTGTGGGCCGAGTCCAGCGGCATCACCAGCGGCCTGAGCGAGCTGGACCGGGCCCGGATCGCCCGCGCCGGCTTCCGCCCCGTCGAGTCCGCGCAGGGCCTGGCGATGCTCGACGCCGCCGTGGCCTCCGGCCTCCCCACGCTGGTCGGCGCACCGCTGGACGTGGCCGCGCTGCGCGCCCGGCCCGAGCAGGCGCCACCGCTGCTGCGCACCCTGCTGCCCCCGGTCCGGCCGGTGGCGCGCACCGGCGCCCCCGCGCCGAACCTGGCCGAGCTGCCCGAGGCCGAGCGGCGGGCGGCCGTCGCGGAGCTGGTGCGGCGGGAGGTCGCCGCCGTGCTCGGGTCGGCCGGCGAGGTGGCCGACAAGCCGTTCCCGGACCTCGGGTTCGACTCGCTGCTGTCGGTCGAGCTGCGCAACCGGGTCGCCGCCGCCACCGGGCTGGCGCTGCCCGCGACGGTCGTGTTCGACCACCCGACGCCCGGCGAGCTGGCGGCGTTCCTGGCCGGCGCGGCGGGCACGGCCGACGTCGACTACGACGAGGCGCTGGCCGACGACGTCCGACCGGCGGCCGAGGTCGTGCGCACGGTCGACGCGCCGGACCACGTGCTGCTCACCGGCGCGACCGGGTTCGTCGGGGCGTTCCTGCTGCGCGAGCTGCTGCGGACGTCCACGGCGACGGTGCACTGCCTGGTGCGCGCCGACGACGAGGCGGCGGGGCTGCGCAAGGTCGAGGCGAACCTGCGCTGGTACCGGCTGTGGGACGAGGTCGACCCGGCCCGGCTGCGGGTGGTGCCCGGCGACCTGTCCCAGCCCCGGCTGGGCCTGTCCGAGGAGACCTACGACCGGCTGGCGCGGCAGGTCGACGCCGTCTACCACGCGGGCGCGACGGTGAACTGGCTGCGGCCCTACACCGAGCTGCGCGCGGCGAACGTGCACGGCACCCAGGAAGTCCTCCGCCTGGCGTCCAGGCACCGCAGCGTGCCGGTGCACCACCTGTCCACCACCGGCGTGTTCGCCGGGGCGCGCGAACCGGGCGTGCCGCTGGCCGTGGACGACCCCACCGGCCCGCCGGAGGCGCTGCCCAGCGGGTACCTGCGCAGCAAGTGGGTGGCCGAGCACCTGGTCGCCCAGGCCGCCGAGCGCGGGCTGCCGGTGCGGGTGTACCGGGTCGACCTGGTGTCCGGCGACCGGGTCAACGGCGCCTGCCAGACCAGGGACTTCGTCTGGCTGGCCACGAAGGGGCTGCTCCAGGCGGGCTCGGTGCCGAAGGATCTCGACGGCACGGTGCCGATGGTCCCGGTGGACTACGCCGCCGCCGCGGTCGTCGCGCTGTCGCGGGAGTCGGGCGGCACGTTCCACGTCTACAACCCGGGCCGGGTGAGCTGGCGGGAGATCGTGGCCCGGCTGCGCGCCCACGGGTACCTGCTGGAGGAGCGCGAGTGGGCGCGGTGGCGCCGGACCGTGCTGGCCGACCGCGACAACGCGCTGATCCCGCTGCTGGACGCGTTCGAGCTGATGGCGACCGACAACGCGGGCTTCTACCCGCTGGTGGACGTGTCGAAGACCGAGGAGGCGCTGGCGGGCACCGGCATCACCTGCCCGCCCGTCACCGGGGACCTGGTGGACACCTACATCCGGTTCTTCGCCGAGACCGGGTACTACCCGGCGAACCGGGGGCTGACGCTGGTCGCCGGGGCGTGAGGCGGCGCGGGGCGGTCGGCGCCGACCGCCCCGCGCTCACCCGACCAGGGTCGCCGGGCCGAGCCGGAGCACGCCGTCGTCCAGCGGCACGCACCGCTTGCCGCCCCGCCCGCGCAGGCCCTTGAACGCGCCCGGCGCGATGACGGCGTCCATCCACGCGCACGGGTTCGCGGCCCGGTGCGCCTCGAACCGCACCGGGCCGTCGCCGGAGTCCAGGCTGAACACGGCCCGCCGGTCCAGCGCGTCCACGTCGAACCCGCGCAGCACGATGTTGCGCCGGACGAGCAGCGGGCTCGGCGCGGCGGCCAGGCCGAGGTGGTCGGCGACGTCGTCGAGCGCTTCGGCGGCGAACACCGTGACGGCGGCCCGGCGGTGCGCGGCCCGGTTGAAGTAGCGGTCGCCGACCAGGCCCAGGCCCGCCCGGACCACGACGTGATCACGCGAGACCGGCTCGGGATCGGGTCGCGGTCCGTCGGCGGGCCGTCCCTCGTAGGCGTGCACGGGCGACACGTGCAGCGCCACCACCTCGACGGTCGTGCTCAACGCTCGCCGAGCTGCCACTCCGGGCGGACGTAGTGGCAGGTGTAGCCGTTCGGGTAGCGCTCCAGGTAGTCCTGGTGCTCCGGCTCGGCCTCCCAGAAGTCACCGGCCTGGGTGACCTCGGTGACGACCCGGCCCGGCCACTTGCCGGACGAGTCCACGTCGGCGATGGTCGCCTCGGCGACCCGCTTCTGCTCGTCGGTGTCGTAGAAGATCGCCGAGCGGTAGCTGGTCCCGATGTCGTTGCCCTGGCGGTCGCGGGTCGTCGGGTCGTGGATCTGGAAGAAGAACTCCAGCACCTGCCGGTAGCTCAGCTGCGCCGGGTCGAACACGATCTCGATGGCCTCGGCGTGGCTGCCGTGGTTGCGGTAGGTCGCGTTCGGCACTTCGCCGCCCGTGTAGCCCACGCGGGTCGAGACGACGCCCGGGTGACGGCGGAACAGGTCCTGCATGCCCCAGAAACACCCGCCCGCGAGGACGGCCTTCTCGGTCACGGTAGCCATGTGGTCGCTCCGCTCCTAGGTCTGATGGTTGCTCCAGGGTGAACGCTCCCACGTCCCGGTGTCATCCCGGGGTGGCTGTGACGCACGACCGACCGCGCGGAACGGGCCCGGCGCGGAGGGGTCTGCGACCTCCGCACCGGGCCCCGGGTCGCTCACCCGGCGTCGGCGACTACCTCGCCGCGCAGGTGGGCGTCATCCCCGCGCCGGAACCGGTGGCCTGGTAGCCGAACTCGGTCGACTGCCCGGCCGCCAGGTTCCCGTTGAAGCTGACGTTGGTGAAGTTCACCGCGCCGGTGTTGCCGCTGCGGTTGACGTTCCACGCGTTGGTCACCGCGGCGCCGGACGGCAGGGTCATGGCGACGGTCCAGCCGCTGAGCGGCGTGGAGCCGGCCGTGACCTTCACCGTGGCGACGAAGCCGCCCGTCCACTGGTTGAGCGACACCGACGCCGTGCACGCTCCACCGGGCCCCTGCGACGTCGTCGTCGTGGTGGTCGTGGTGGTGTCACCGGTGGTCGTCGTCGTGGTGGTCGTGGTGGTGTTGCCCGGCCCGTCGGTGAGGGTGGGGGTGGTCCAGTCGCGCCATTGGGAGAGGTTGCCGGTGGCTTTGCTGTGCATGGTGATGCCGCCGGTGAAGGTGCCGGTGTTGCGCAGGAATTTGCCGATGGCCTGTTGGAGGGGTGCGCGCCATTCGGTGCGGTTGGCGCAGTGGTTTCCGTCGGTGACGTTGGAGTGGTAGAGCAGGTTGTTCTGGGCGCCCAGGGCTTTGTAGACCTCGGCGCCGCCCAGTGCGGCCACGGATGCCGATCGTGGGCCGAGGTTGGCGATGTGGGGGTTGTCCATGACGAACAGGCCGCGTGGAGCCACCATGGCGACCAGGGAGTGGGTGTCGAGGGGCAGGCCGTTGGGGTTGCCGGTGTGGGAGCCGAAGGCGTCGCCGAACCAGGGCTGTTCGCCGTAGGCGCTGGACAGGGTCTGGCCGCCTTCGGCGTTGACGCCGCGGTAGATGGGCAGGCCGGCGGTGCCGGACTCGATCGGCATGGTCAGGGCGACGCGCTGGTCCAGGACGCCGACGGAGAAGGCCGCCTTGCCGTAGCGGGAGCAGCCGGTGACGCCGATGTCGGCGCGCAGGATGTCGCCGCCGCTGGACTCGATGACGTCGATGATGCGGCTGGCGCCCCAGGCCCAGGCGCCGAGCAGGCCGGTGCTGCTGGTGTTGCCGTAGATGCTGTAGAACGCGCCCTGCTTGTTGTTGCGCGGGGTGCCCTCGCGGCCGACGGCGATCGGGTCGTAGCTGATGACGGCGGCGCCGGCGGCGCGGATGGTGGCGGTGTCGGCGCCGAAGCCGCCCACGACCAGCACGGCGGGGAACGGGCCGGTGCCCGAGGGCAGCTGCACGGTGGCCGAGAAGCTGGAGCTGCGGCCGTTGTGCGAGACGTCGACCGTGACGCGGCTGCCGGTCACGCTGCCGGTGACGCTGGTGGGCCTGGCCGGCTTGTCGCCGTAGACGTAGCGCTCGGCGGTCTCCCGGATCTCCGCCCGCCGGCACCGCCAGTCCGACCTGGCGGTGATGCGCTGCCCGTTGAGCCTGGTGAACGGGTCGGGCAACCGCGAGGTGGACGGGAACGACCCCGGCAACGTCACCGGGCAGTCCGCCCCGTCGTCCTCCACCCCGGCCGACGCCACGACATCCCCGACGGCGGTGGCGGTCGTGGACCGCGCCACCGCCGTCAACGTCCCGGCCAGCGCCAACGCCGCCACCGCGAACACGACCACCGCCGAGCGAACTCTCAAGCGGCCTGAACTGTTGATCACCAGGGCTCTCCTTTGAGACAGGGTGTGGAACGGCCGACGGTCGAGAACCGATCGCCTAAAGTTTCGATGATTTGACCGAAACATGTCAACGAATCCCGGCGGGCAGCTTCAGGCCACGGTCTCACTTGGTGACCGGAGGACCGGTGGGTCAGTTCTTGCCGGTGAGGAGGAAGCGGAGGTACTTCCGGTAGGTGATCGGTCGGAACGCGTCCGCTCGCGCGACACCTTCCGCGGCAGCCCGCTGGGCGCGTTCGAGGACGACGGCGGCTTCGGCGACCTCGCGTTCGTGGGCGACGCGGGTGTGCGCGGTGGCCGTGTTGCCGGTTGTCATTTCGCTCGCCAGAGCGATCTCTTCGGAACGCCGGGCCGCGTGCAACGCCCGCGCCGCCGCCTCGGCCTCCTCCAGCACCTGCCGGTGCTCGGCGTCGAGCCCGGCCCGCTCGGCGGCGGACCGCTCCTCGATCGCCTGCTGCTCGGCGGGCGGCAACGACGTCGGCCGGGTGCTCGCCGCCTCGGCGGTCAGCCGTTCCCGCCACTGGTCGATCCGCGCCGCCGTCGCCTCGTCGACACCGGCCGCGCTCACCGCGCCGCCGTCGACCAGCACGAAGAACGCCACCCGGTCGGCCCCGTGCACCTCGTAGCGGACGCCGACGAAGTCCGCGGCGGTGCGGACGCCGACCGCCTCCAGGTTGGCCGCCGGCAGGGCGCCGCAGACGCCGGCGGTCGCCAGGCGGGACCGGGCCAGCTCGCCGCGCAGGTGCTCCTTCTGCCTCAGGACCAGCAGCCGCTGCTCCTCCAGGTGCGCCCGCGCCACCGACGCCTGCCGGTCGCGCTCGATCCGGCCGAGGCGCTGCCGGACGTCCTGCTGGTGGGCCCGGAGCCGCTGGTCGTGCCGGTGCCCGAGCTCGCGCCGCCGCCGGTCCTGCTCCGCCTTGGCGCTCGCGGTCGTCCCGGCGATCCGGTGGCCCTCCTGCTCCAGCCGGGCGACCCGGTCGACGGCGGCCTGCCGCTCGCGCACGAGCCGGTCGCGCTCGGCACGGGCGGCGCGGGCCGGGCCGCTCTCCGCCTGACCGCGGTAACCGGCCACCGTGAACGCCGCCCAGGCCAGCACCGCCGAGACGTCCACGATGGCCAGCGCCTCCTCTACCAGGATCGCGGCCGGGACGCCGAAGGGCAGGAGCACCAGCAACGCCCAGGTCAGCGCGACCAGGGCGGGCGTGCGGCGGTTGAACCGCGCCGGTGGCGGCGGGGCGGGCACGTGCTGCTGCACGCGTTCCGCGAGCCACGAGGGAAGGGCGGCGGCCGGTGCCGAGGGCGGTGCGGCAGCGCCCTCCCGCACCGGTTCGAGCGGGGGCGGGGCGGCGCGGTGGTGGAGGAGGATGTCGCGGAACCGCTCGGCGAGTCCGCGCAGGCGCGCGTCCGGGTGCCCGGTGAGGACGGCCAGCCGGAACGAGCCCGCCGGGTCGGCGAAGTCCGACTCCGCCAGCAGCAGGTGCTCGGCGTCCTCGTCGCGCAACTGGCTCCACAGCGGGGGATCGGTGGCCAGCGCCACCAGCGACAGGTACACCACCCACGCCGAGAACCGGTCGACCTCCGGGCCGAAGTCGGCCGCCGTCCGGTCCGGCGACTGGTAGTTGCGGTGCCCGGTCTCGGCGGCGGGCAGCCCGGCCAGCGCGGGGACGTACACCCCGTCGTAGTCGACCAGCTTGAGCGAGCCGTCGGCGGTGACCAGCAGGTTGCCGTGCTGGAGGTCGCCGTGCCCGACACCCGCCGCGGCGAGGTCGGCGACCAGGTCCGCGAACCGCTCGGCGACACCCGAGATCGCCGCCGGGTCGTGGACGTGCTGCCCGATCCACCGGGTCAGGTTGACCGCCTCGACCCACTCCATCCGCAGCACCGGGTACCAGGCGCCCTGCACCAGGACGCCCTGGCCGACGTACTCGAAGCCGACGGTCCAGTCGTCGTCCAGGCCCGCCAGGTGCTCGCCGATGGCGCGGTAGCGGGCGGCCTGCTCGGGCGCCGCGCGGGTGAAGCACTTGACCGCGTACCGGGCGCCGTCGACCCCGGTCACCGAGAACACGCTGGCGAAGTTGCCCGAGATCGCCCGCGGCCGGCCCAGCGCGTCGACGCGCACCTCCGCGCCGGCCAGGTCGGTGCCGCGGAAGCACAGCGCGGTGTCCTGCAACGCCTCGACGTAGGCCCCGCCGGACGGGAACGCGCGGACCGGCTCAGCCGAGGTCGACGTGGACGACGGCGACGTCGTCATTGCGCAGCACCCCCTCGGCCCGCGTTGCCGTCAGCCACGAGGTGAACCCGTCGAGATCACCCGACTTCGTGAACTCGCCCAGCGCCCGCCACGGCCGGTCGCCGCGCTCGGCCTCGTGCAGGAACCACGCGGCCAGCGCGTCGGTGCAGAGAAAGAACTCGTCACCCGGTCGCGCGTCACCCGAAACGGCGCTGACGTGTCGAGCCAGCAGCGCGTGGTCGCGGTTGAACGCGTTGACCAGGTCCGGCGAGCTGCCGAACGCCTCGGCCGAGGTCACCGGGAACCCGGGCAGCGGCTCGTCGTCGCGGACCCGGAACAGGCAGCTGTCGCCCAACGCGGCCGCGCGCCACCGGACGACCCCCGACGGGTCGGCGTCGAACCGCGCGGCGAGCACCGTGGCGTGCGGGCCGCGGTCCAGCTTGGGCTGCTCGTACCACGCGATCGGGCGACCGTCGGCCTCCCGCCCGGCCACGTAGCCGACCAGCCACTCCCGCCATGCCTCACCCGCGTCCACCAGGGCCGTCGCGAACCGGTCCACGTCGCGCAGCACGCCCTCGTCGTCCCGCGCGGCGTCGTTGACCGATCGCGCCAGCAGGTCGGCCCACGCGCCCGCGAGCAGGCTCTCCGACGCGCCGTCGGACACGGCCGCGCACACCACGTCGGCGTCCGTCCGGACGTGCAGGGCGTCCTCGCACTCCTGCTGCGAGTTGCCGTGCTTCGGCACGCGGAGGGAGGAGGTGATCATGCGACGGTCAGCGCAGGTCCGTGGCACGCGTCCCGATGTCCAGGAACTGGACGAGCGAGGTGATGTCCGCGTTGTAGACGAACCCGCGCGTCGCGTCACTGGCCGGCACGCCCTGCTGCATCGCGTAGAAGCGCATGTGCGGCGGCAGGGGGCTGGACATGTCGAACAGGCTGCGCGCGTAGGCGTCGGGCAGCGCGGAGTCGGTGTCGGGGAACGTCACCGGCACCGCGTTGGTGGCGGAGACGTGCAGGTTGAACAGCAGCGCCGCGCCGTCCGCGCTCACGTGCGTCTGCACCGCCCACGCGGCACTGGCCGGGTCGCCGTCGGTGGAGTTGCCGTCGGTCAGGTTGAGCACGATCGGCGGAAAGCAGTCCGGGTGACGCGACACCCAGTCCGACACCAGCGACTCGGCCAGCGACAGCGCCCGGCGCATCGGCGTCGCGCCGTGGGCGACCGGGTCGACCCAGACCGGGAACCGGGTGGTGGTCTCCACCAGCCCGCCCGCGCCGTCGGGCACCTTCTTGACCCGCGACTCCACCCGAGCCGGCTGGTCCGCGACCTGGCTGAGCGGCACCAGCTCGCGGCCCGCGAGCGGTCCGGTGAACGCCGAGCCGACCGTGTGCCCGTAGCCGATCACGGCGATGTGGAAGTAGTCGCGGACGCCCTCCTCCTTCGCGCACTTCACGCTCAGCTCGGCCAGCAGCCGGTTGATGGCGTCGGCGACCACGGCCGCCTTGCGCTCCCGACCGCCGCCGATCGGGTCGTCCATCGACGCCGACTGGTCGACCAGGAACACGAAGCAGGACGGGTTGGCGCGGCTGATCTCGGCGGTGTAGCTCACGGGGCGGTCCACCTCAGGGCAGGCGTGTGATCACCCGAAAGGCTAGCCTGCCGGGTGATCAGCCCTGCGGCAGGATGCCGGGCCGGAACGGCTCGACACCGACGACGTGCCGCACCCGCGTGGGCTCGACCAGCACGACCACCCGCTGCTCGCCGGGGACCAGCCACTCGTAGCGCTCGGTGCCGACGTACTTGCGGGCCAACCGGTCCATGCCGCGCTCGGCCTCCTCGCCCACCACGAACCGGACCGCGCGGCCCCGGATCTCCACCCGGTCGTAGG
This genomic window from Saccharothrix sp. HUAS TT1 contains:
- a CDS encoding molybdenum cofactor biosysynthesis protein — translated: MAARRALSTTVEVVALHVSPVHAYEGRPADGPRPDPEPVSRDHVVVRAGLGLVGDRYFNRAAHRRAAVTVFAAEALDDVADHLGLAAAPSPLLVRRNIVLRGFDVDALDRRAVFSLDSGDGPVRFEAHRAANPCAWMDAVIAPGAFKGLRGRGGKRCVPLDDGVLRLGPATLVG
- the msrA gene encoding peptide-methionine (S)-S-oxide reductase MsrA, which produces MATVTEKAVLAGGCFWGMQDLFRRHPGVVSTRVGYTGGEVPNATYRNHGSHAEAIEIVFDPAQLSYRQVLEFFFQIHDPTTRDRQGNDIGTSYRSAIFYDTDEQKRVAEATIADVDSSGKWPGRVVTEVTQAGDFWEAEPEHQDYLERYPNGYTCHYVRPEWQLGER
- a CDS encoding cellulose binding domain-containing protein, with amino-acid sequence MINSSGRLRVRSAVVVFAVAALALAGTLTAVARSTTATAVGDVVASAGVEDDGADCPVTLPGSFPSTSRLPDPFTRLNGQRITARSDWRCRRAEIRETAERYVYGDKPARPTSVTGSVTGSRVTVDVSHNGRSSSFSATVQLPSGTGPFPAVLVVGGFGADTATIRAAGAAVISYDPIAVGREGTPRNNKQGAFYSIYGNTSSTGLLGAWAWGASRIIDVIESSGGDILRADIGVTGCSRYGKAAFSVGVLDQRVALTMPIESGTAGLPIYRGVNAEGGQTLSSAYGEQPWFGDAFGSHTGNPNGLPLDTHSLVAMVAPRGLFVMDNPHIANLGPRSASVAALGGAEVYKALGAQNNLLYHSNVTDGNHCANRTEWRAPLQQAIGKFLRNTGTFTGGITMHSKATGNLSQWRDWTTPTLTDGPGNTTTTTTTTTTGDTTTTTTTTTSQGPGGACTASVSLNQWTGGFVATVKVTAGSTPLSGWTVAMTLPSGAAVTNAWNVNRSGNTGAVNFTNVSFNGNLAAGQSTEFGYQATGSGAGMTPTCAAR
- a CDS encoding protein phosphatase 2C domain-containing protein, which codes for MITSSLRVPKHGNSQQECEDALHVRTDADVVCAAVSDGASESLLAGAWADLLARSVNDAARDDEGVLRDVDRFATALVDAGEAWREWLVGYVAGREADGRPIAWYEQPKLDRGPHATVLAARFDADPSGVVRWRAAALGDSCLFRVRDDEPLPGFPVTSAEAFGSSPDLVNAFNRDHALLARHVSAVSGDARPGDEFFLCTDALAAWFLHEAERGDRPWRALGEFTKSGDLDGFTSWLTATRAEGVLRNDDVAVVHVDLG
- a CDS encoding vWA domain-containing protein; amino-acid sequence: MSYTAEISRANPSCFVFLVDQSASMDDPIGGGRERKAAVVADAINRLLAELSVKCAKEEGVRDYFHIAVIGYGHTVGSAFTGPLAGRELVPLSQVADQPARVESRVKKVPDGAGGLVETTTRFPVWVDPVAHGATPMRRALSLAESLVSDWVSRHPDCFPPIVLNLTDGNSTDGDPASAAWAVQTHVSADGAALLFNLHVSATNAVPVTFPDTDSALPDAYARSLFDMSSPLPPHMRFYAMQQGVPASDATRGFVYNADITSLVQFLDIGTRATDLR
- a CDS encoding PPOX class F420-dependent oxidoreductase — protein: MVELTAHVRALLAAPNFWHLATVNADGSPQVTPMWADVEGDHVLFNTAIGRVKEENLRRDPRLSLSCVAGDNPYDRVEIRGRAVRFVVGEEAERGMDRLARKYVGTERYEWLVPGEQRVVVLVEPTRVRHVVGVEPFRPGILPQG